In one Hypomesus transpacificus isolate Combined female chromosome 18, fHypTra1, whole genome shotgun sequence genomic region, the following are encoded:
- the LOC124480282 gene encoding deoxynucleoside triphosphate triphosphohydrolase SAMHD1-like isoform X2 — MVFKDIRRCWLMIIYRWECPPHYCIKAHLHLYLALVLKIQLPHHISSLVPFISFPKMSCSKCSTPTDCQFNVQGKVFNDPIHGLVPMHPLLVRIIDTPQFQRLRYIKQLGGACYVYPGASHNRFEHSIGVSHLAGRLVKELKDHQPELQITCRDFLCVQIAGLCHDLGHGPFSHLFDGMFMPKVCLESEKKEKEGQVGGEGEEGKKEEEDEVDRRKKMKKWKHEKASVTMFYHLVKQNNLEDVMKQHGLVLPIDRVFIEEQIAGPIDPTIVEWPYEGRTVEKSFLYEIIANKRNGVDVDKWDYFARDSYYLGLQSNFDHDRYIKFARVCKVDGESQICTRDKEVDNLYDMFHTRFSLHRRAYQHRVVEVIQLMIRDALVEANPFILIEGSGGGMFRMSEAIDDMEAYTKLTDHVFEQILHSPSTDLDKARKILERITHRHLYKCVGQILQVWGGIKVRSLIM; from the exons ATGGTATTCAAAGACATTCGGAGGTGTTGGCTAATGATCATCTACAGATGGGAGTGTCCTCCTCATTACTGCATAAAAGCACACTTACATCTCTACCTGGCGTTAGTCTTGAAAATTCAGTTACCTCACCACATCAGTTCACTAGTGCCGTTTATTTCATTCCCCAAAATGAGTTGCTCCAAATGCTCAACTCCGACTGACTGCCAGTTCAATGTGCAGGGAAAG GTGTTCAATGATCCCATACATGGGCTTGTGCCAATGCACCCTTTGCTGGTCCGCATCATTGACACACCCCAGTTCCAGAGGCTTCGCTACATCAAGCAGCTTGGAGGGGCCTGCTACGTCTATCCTGGGGCCTCCCACAACCGCTTTGAGCACTCCATAGG AGTGAGTcacctggcagggagactggtcAAGGAGCTGAAAGATCATCAGCCAGAACTTCAAATCACTTGCAGAGACTTCCTCTGTGTGCAGATTGCTGGCCTCTGCCATGACCTGG GACATGGCCCTTTCTCCCATTTGTTTGATGGGATGTTTATGCCCAAAGTTTGTCTTGAAagtgaaaagaaagagaaagagggacaagtgggaggagagggagaagagggaaaaaaggaagaagaggatgaaGTGGACAGAAGAAAGAAGATGAAAAAATGGAAG CACGAGAAAGCGTCCGTGACCATGTTTTACCACCTTGTCAAGCAAAATAACTTGGAGGATGTCATGAAGCAGCATGGTCTGGTCCTGCCTATTGACCGGGTCTTCATCGAGGAACAAATTGCTGGACCAATTGACCCAACCATTGTGGAG TGGCCTTACGAAGGCAGAACAGTGGAGAAGTCCTTCCTGTACGAAATCATAGCCAACAAGAGAAACGGTGTTGATGTTGATAAATGGGACTACTTTGCCAG ggactcaTACTACCTAGGTCTTCAGAGTAACTTTGACCATGACCGCTATATCAAATTTGCCCGAGTCTGCAAGGTGGATGGGGAGTCTCAGATCTGTACTAGAGACAAG gAAGTGGACAACCTGTATGACATGTTCCACACCAGATTCAGCCTCCACAGACGAGCCTACCAGCACAGAGTGGTAGAAGTCATTCAGCTCAT GATCAGAGATGCCCTTGTCGAAGCAAATCCTTTCATCTTGATTGAAGGCTCTGGGGGGGGAATGTTCAGAATGTCAGAGGCCATAGATGACATGGAGGCCTACACTAAACTCACAG ACCATGTGTTTGAGCAgatcctccactccccctctacTGACCTGGATAAGGCAAGAAAGATTCTAGAGAGAATCACCCACCGACATCTCTACAAGTGTGTGGGCCAGATCTTACAGGTGTGGGGGGGTATAAAGGTAAGAAGTTTGATCATGTAG